The sequence CAGTGACCTCGTCCGTGTTACCTTCACCATTATACCTCATGAGACGCCTACCCGTCACCTCCTCGATGAAGTCGAAGCCAATACCATCCCATGGACAACAATGCATATTATCGATTTTCTAGGGGACGCAGAAGGGTTTAAAGAGGTGAAAGATGGATTGATCGGATGGAGTTATAGTTATAATTAAGGCTCTTCACCCTAAAATCACTCCAGTATATTTTCAAGGAAACCGATGGCACTTGTCCTCACCAATTTTTTAAAAGCAATCGAAGCACTGGAGAGATCACTCCAAGCGGATGAAGATGCTTCGACCCTCGCCCTATCCAATGACATACGTGAAAGTATCCGCGCAGGGGTAATCCAAAATTTCGAAGTGTGCTATGAGCAATCATGGAAAATGATGAAACGGTGGATCGAAAATCATGTGGGAAGTACCTATGTAGACGGGGTAACGCGCCGTGAGCTATTTCGTGTTGCCGCGGAAAATCGTCTGATTTGCGATGTCGAGCTATGGATGGGATTTCACTCTTCCCGCAACGAAACTTCGCACACTTACGACCAAGCAACCGCGAACGAAGTGTTTACCGATGCCAAACCATTTTTAATCGAAGTAAAATCTCTTTTTGATACCATCCAATCGCGCAATGATTGATCTCTCACCTGATAATCTCGCCCTTTTAAAACAACTCATTACCGAGCATCTTAGCGAATGCGAAATCCGTGTATTCGGATCACGTATTCACGGAACGGCAAAACCTTACTCCGACATCGACATCGCCCTTAAATGTAGCTCACCGATTGATCGACGAACGATGAGCCGTCTAAAAGAGGCGTTACAAGAATCCACTCTTCCGATACGAGTCGATGTATTGGACTGGAATGCTATTTCGGAGGAGTTTAGAGGGGTGATTGAAGAGGGGTATGAGGTTTTGTAGTTTTTGTCATTCCCGATCAAGTCGGGAATCCAGCTCTCTTATCATTTAAAGATTATTTGTTGAAAAAGTATCTTCAGCAAAAATAGATACAAGTTCTTTTATTTTCTCTTTTGTTTTTAGATTTTTATTATTTCTTTCTAACCATGTAGAAACACCCGTACATATTTCTTGACAAAAAGCTGGTAAGTCTAATTGTAGAACAGAATTGATTTGACGTAAATGAGGATGTCCTATTGTAAAGAAAAAATTTTTATGTACTTTTTGAGCAGACTGTGTACTTATATCTAAACTTCCTTCATGTAATACTGCACATCTCAATGCATATAAATCATCTCCTGTTAAAAAAACATGCTCTGTTTTTTCACTACCTATTTTATGTTTATAGGTTTCTGCAAGATAGGTATTAAACCAATCTATATATTGTTGTTTAGAAGTTTTATTATTAGCCGAATCTATCCGTGCACAAATATCTGGAAGTGTTAAAGATAAATATAAAGCTGAAATATAATTTTCATTTTCAAGAGATTTTTTCACTGCCTCAATCAGATGATTCATTTTACTTTCCTCGTATAAGATTTGACTTCACTATCACTTCGCGGAAATGACGGTCAACGCCGACACATCCCCTCTATCTCCTCCACACTCTTAGCAATCATCACCGAAAGGTTCTCATACCCCTCTTCGGTAACGAGGATATTATCCTCGATACGGATACCGATACCGCGATAGCGTTCAGGTACACTCTCATCATCGACGCGGAAATAGAGCCCCGGCTCAATCGTCATCACCATCCCCGCCATAAACGCTAACGACTCACCCTCTTCGTCCACATATGGACATGGGTCATGAACATCCAACCCCATCCAGTGACCTATTCCATGCGGTGCGTATTTTTTGTGCTCTTTAGCTTCCATGAGCGTTTTGCGTTCACCGCTCAAAATCCCCAGTTCAATCAGGGCATCACACAGTAACTCTTCACTATAGTTTTGTAGCCAATCGCGTTTAACACCCACTCGTATCGCTTCGATGACACGGAGCTGAACATCAAGGACTGCATTGTACACCTCTCGCTGGGCATCGCTAAATTTTCCGTTAATCGGAAAGGTGCGGGTGATATCGCTCGCATAAAGTTCCCATTCACACGCGGCATCGATGAGGACTAAATCGCCGTCGCGAAGTTCATCACGGTTATCGACGTAATGGAGGGTATTCGCATTATTCCCCCCTGCGACTATCGCACCATAGGCTTCACTCGACGCGCCGTTGTTTAAAAAAATATAGTTCATTTCGGCTTGAAGCTGATACTCTCTCATCCCTGCACGGCACTTTTCCATCGCACTATGGTGCGCCTCGGCGGTAATAGCAATCGCTTTCTTTATCGACTCTATCTCTTCAGATGACTTTATAAGTCGTAAGGTTCGGATGAGATAAGTGACATCACGGATGGAGCGGATATGGCGTTTAACACCACGCGTAGAGTGAAGCGACTGAGCCGCTGTTTTGGCTTCAGAGAGTCTCGATGAATCACTGTATAAATCGATGTAGAGGTTGATATGCTCATGTAAAAGCTCTTTAATCATACCACCGAATTGAGCAATGTCGTGTACTTCATCGACGCTAAATTTCTCGCGTGCCCCATCGATACCCATACGTGCACCGTTCCAAAGAGCGTGCTCGGCATTATGAGCTTCGACAAATAGAATCGTTTTTGATGAATTGGGAGTTTTAATCAATACTAAAACAGAGTTGTCTTCATTAAACCCACAAAGGTAATAAAAATCGCTGTTTTGACGGTAAGGGTACTCGGTATCGTTGGAACGAGTTTGAGGTGGTGCGGAGGTGATAATCGCTAAGCCCTCCTCCATCATATCAAGGAGTTTGGAGCGGCGGTTTAAAAAGTGTGTTTCATTCATGGCGATATTGTGCCATATTTTACGCGTCATTGCGGACTCGATCCGCAATCTTAGATCCTGAATCGAGTTCAGGATGACAAAATATTAGAAATTTCTCTCTAATAATTTATGTACTTTGAGAATAGTAATGATACGATCCGCTTGTTTACCGACTCCATCAATCATCGTCTCTTGTTCACTAATCGTATCGGGTGCCGGTCCGATATCACGTTTTGGCATACGTATCGCTTCAGTAAGGCGGTCAATCACGAAGCCTGCAACATCATCGCCGTTTTTCATCACAATAAAACGGGTCTCTTCTGTATGTTTTTGTGTCTCTAAGCCAAAACGTGAACGTAAATCGATCAACGGTATAACTGAACCGCGCAGGTTAAAAACACCCAAGATATAGGCTGGAGTTTGCGGTACGCGTGTCCAACCGATCGGCTTGATGATCTCTTGGATACTTAAAATAGGTATTGAGAATTCCTCTTCTCCTACGATAAATCCGACCAATTGAATCACTTCATCGATTTTTTGATCCTCACCGGAGAGGGCTTTATTTTGTTTACTGATAATTTGTTGCAATTTTTCACTCATAATTATAACCCCTCATTGAATTTAACATTGCGTTTGACAACATTCATCAAATAATCAGGTGAATACGGTTTGGTAATATACTCAACCATTCCCGATTCTACCCCACGCATACGGTCTGCTTTTCCAGAGCGCGATGTAACAGCGATCAATGGGAGATTTTTATATTTGTTGTATTTTTTAATCTCTGCTGCTAACGTATAGCCATCCATACGCGGCATTTCGATATCGATCAGCATAGCATCAAAGAAATGATCTCCCTGCTTGAGGATATTAAGTGCTTCAATACCGTCATTAGCTTCAACAAGGGTAATTCCCATCGGTTCAAGTGATTTACGCATAATCGTTCGGTCAGTTTTGGAGTCATCTACAATCATGACACAATAATCGCTTGCACTGTTTTTAGCTCCTAACTTTTTAGCTTCTCCACTCTCAGATCCAACTGTTGATTTTACCGATTTTGCCATTTGCATTAATGCCGCAACATCAACGATCAAGGTTACGCCACCATCGCCACGAATGGTTGCACCCGCAATCCCCTCGATACCTTTGAGATATTCTCCAAGAGATTTAATAACGATCTCTTCTTGACCGATGAGCGTATCAACGATAAGTCCGATTTTACTCTCAGCCAGTCCAAGAACAACAACATACGCATGTTCACTGCTGTCAAAAACACGTTCAACTTCAAAGATATCACCAATATGTACAAGAGAGAGGACATCATCACGTAAACGCATAACGGAACGATTTTCTACTGTATAAATCTCATCTTTGCTAATACGTACTGTCTCAAGAACCGACGCAAGAGGAATAGCATAATACTCTTCTTGGACACCAACAAGCAACGCTTGAATAATCGCCAATGTCAATGGTATTTTGAGTTTCATCGACGTCCCTTGACCCACTTCAGAGTCAATATCGATCATACCGTTAAGTTTTTCAATGTTGGTTTTTACCACGTCCATACCGACACCGCGACCTGAAACACTGGTCACTTGCGCAGCAGTTGAGAAGCCTGGACGAAAAATAAGCCCGAATGCCTCTTTCTCAGACATGGTATCAGACTCTTTTTCAGTGATGATCCCTTTCTCAACCGATTTTTGTTTGAGCATTTCCGCATTGAGCCCTTTACCGTCATCAATGATTTGGATAACGATATGGTTCCCCTCATGATATGCTTTAAGCTGAATTGTCCCTACTTCCGGTTTTCCGTTTGCTATACGAGTATCACTTACTTCGATACCATGATCACACGAGTTACGGATAATGTGAACCAACGGATCACCGATCTCTTCGACAATCGATTTATCCAATTCAGTATCTTCACCGGTGATTTCTAGCTCTATTTTTTTATTAAGCTCACGAGAAAGGTCACGGATCATGCGAGGAAATTTATTAAATACTTTTCCAATCGGAAGCATACGGGTTTTCATAACGGCGATTTGTAAATCGGTCGTAACCAACGAAACTATCGAGACGACTTGGTTGAGTTCTTCGAGGAATGCTTCCCCCTCATAACGCTCTTCAACATCATCATTGATTTTAATCAGACGGTTTTTACCAAGGACAAGTTCCCCGATTAAGTTCATCAAATGATCCAGACGTTTAACATCTACCCGAATCGTTTGTTCAACCCCTGAACCACCTTTGTTTTCACTCTCCTCTTTTGGTTCAGCACGTCGAGGTGCAGCCGCCGCTGCAGGTTTGGCTACAGGAGCAATTTCTGCTTTAACCACTGGCGCTTGAGGCTCAGGTGTTGCATGAGAGTGTTCACTTTTAGAGGCACGTTTTGCCGAATCTTCTGCTTGTTTTTTTGCTAACAATCGTTCAATCTCAGCTTCAACCTCTTCTTCACTCATATTTGAATAATCAGGTTCAGCTTCTTGCTTTTCCGAAGGGGTACTAGTAGCATGTTTTGCTTTTGCTTCAGCTTGTTTTTCAGCGAGTAAACGCTCTATTTCCGCTTCTACCTCTGCTTCACTCATATCAGAATAATCGGGTTCAGGTTCCGGAGCAACAGGTTCAGGAGTATGGTCAACTGCTACTGGTTCTTCTACATTCGTTCCACCGTTAGCGACAATATCCAATCGTGCAACACATCCAGATACATCAAGACCGGAATCTTCACTGCTATCTCGAATACGGACTAACAACGCTTTCATTAAATCGATTGACTCTAAAATGACATCCATAACATTCGGATCAATGACCAAATCACCGTGACGCGCCATGTTAAGTAAATTTTCCATATGGTGTGTCAAATGGGTTAATACATCAAAATTCAAAAAGGAGCTTGCCCCTTTGATCGTATGAGCAACCCGAAAGATGCGGTTTAATAAATCCAAATCATCGGGACGTGTCTCTAACTCAACCAAATCTTGGTCAAGCTGTTCGATCAACTCAAATGATTCAACCAAAAAGTCCTGTAATATTTCTTCAAATTCATCCATGTTCCACCCCTACTGAATATGTGCTTGCACAACACGTGCAACTTCATCATAAAATATATTTTCATCGAACTTGACCAAATAGGCCTCTGCCCCTGCTTCTTTACCGCGCAGTTCACTAAAGTGATCGCTGATTGAGGAGTTAAAGACGATAGGTATCATTTTAAACCGTGCATCATCTTTTACCCTTGCCGCAAAATGGAATCCATCCATACGCGGCATTTCAATATCCGAAGCAATTAAACGAAGTTTGTTTGGTAGATCGTTACCATGTGCTAAATAGAGATCTTCCAATATTTTGAGCCCTTGCTCACCATCACTCCCCTCGATAACATGAAAGCCCATTTTTTCGAACGCATCTTTAATAATACGTCGTGCGGTATGACTATCGTCGAGAAGCAATACATAACCGTCAAAGTGAAGGTGATGAGAATTCATTGTCGCCTGATTAGGTTGATAAAGTCCCAGTTCTTGAACGACGCTCTCCAAATCTAAAATAAGCAATACACTCTCATCTTCGATACGAGTTACTCCAGTAATCTTAGATCCATCAATACTGCTATCAACAAACGAAGCTGGCTCAATATCTTTCCAGTTAATACGACGAATACGTTTCGCTTCATGGACGACGAATCCAATCAAAACATTATTAAATTCGGTAATAATAACACGGGAACTTTGTTCAATGTTTGCTGGGGCTTCGATGCCCATCCACTTAGCGAGATTGACAACAGGGATAACAACCCCTCGAAGATCAAATATCCCCTCTATAAATGGTGGAGTTCCCGGTAATTCAGTAAGCATAGGGAGCCGGATAATTTCGCGTACTTTAGCGACATTTATCCCGTATATCCCCTCATAAACTTCATCACCTTCTTGCTTAAAAATCCGAAAATCAACCAATTCCATCTCATTGGTTCCAACTTTTAAGACCTCTTTTTGTCCCTTCATCGGGGCTCCTTCTGAAAGATCACTTCTTCCAAATTAATTTGGCTCTGTGAAGATTTTACAACATAAATTCTTTCATTGCAAGCAAAAGCGCCCAAATTAATATAATTGTATTTTTCAAAATGAAATTGACGATTTTGATGGTAGTGACCTTCGATAATCATATCGCACTCTTCTAGCCACATTTCACCCTCGAATCGTTGTGCAATGTGTTCAAAATTTTCGATTTTTTTGCAATGACGCTTTCGTTGCATCTGCTCACAAAGCCAATGGATAATCACCCCACCTAAGAGGGTGTCTATAAGATTTAAGAGGGCAAGTATTGAACTATTACGGATTAATGCAGTATAGATTCTATATCCCAAAGGGACAATAATATCTCCGTGCAGCAGTGCTATTTGTTTCCCTTGGAACTCTACAAAAAAAGGTTGTCGTTTAAGCGGGATAACACGAATATGGGGGAAAAGAGAGGTAAGCCTGAAATCATGATTACCTTCAAAATACCAAATCTCTATTTTTTGAGAAAGTCGATTCAAGAGGTTCAATCCCTCTTCATTCAGTGTGTGCGTTGAGGGTATCGGGCCAAAAAGAAGATCAAAATTATCCCCCATCAAAATGAGCTGAGGGGTTTGTATCTCTCCAAGATCTAGCGCATGCAAAAAATCGATAAATTGGGTTCTCCATGGAGCAGCATGAGAATCGGCGATTAAAATCGCCCCCTCTTGGAGTCTATTAAGGTACATAAGAGATTTTCGGAATACCGAGAGACTCGTCTAATCCCATCATAATATTGGCATTAACGAGGGCTTGAGAGCTTGCGCCGCGCATTAGATTATCGATAGCGCACATGGCGACTAATGCATTACCGTGACGAATGGCATATACATCGGCGAAGTTCGTCCCTGAGGTCATTTTCGTATGGGGCGGTGCAGTGCGTAGACGAACAAAAGGTTTATTCGCATAAAACTTCTCCATTACATCCACAGGATTACAATCATCTTTTAACGTTGCATAAACACATGCAAGCATCCCCCGTGTCATCGGGACGAGCGAAGGGATAAACGTAACTTTTACTTCATCAGAACATAAAGCCGATGCATGTTGTTCGATTTCGGTTGCATGGCGGTGTTTGATAATATTATAACAGTTGATATTATCATTGACACTCACGTAATGCACTGTCGGGCTCGGTGATTTACCCGCACCTGATACCCCCGTTTTGGAGTCAATAAAAATCGGCTGTGAGAGATTGATATGATCTAAAAACGGTGCTAATGCCAACAACGATGCGGTGACATGACACCCCGGATTGGCGATAAGTCGAGCACCTTTAGCGACGTCCCCGTGAAGTTCAGGGATGGAATAGATAGCATGAGAGAGGTTATCCAAATCTTCGTGTTCACAATAAAAAGCTTCGTAATTTTCAGCAGAAAGGCGATAATCGGCAGAGAGATCGACCACTTTTATCCCCCGTTCCAACAGTCCTTTAGCCGTTTGCATTGCCGTTTTATGGGGAAGTGCTAAAAAAATCAGCTCACACGATTGCGCGGCATGTTCTATATTTACTTTTTCGACGCCCAAATCTGTAACACCCAAAAGTGAGGGGTGAAGTTCCGCCAAAGTTGCCGCACCTTCGGTATTGGCACAATAGACGAGATTAAAAATCGGATGTTCCAGCAACATTTTTACAAGCTCTAAGCCTGTATAACCGCTGACACCGATGATTCCGACATTAATGGGATTCAAAAACGATCTCCTGATATTTCACTTCAAGCACTTCAAAATTTTTAACTCCACCGGGGAGTTTTGCACTAAATTCATCCCCCTCCTCGTGACCCAAAAGCTGTTTAGCTAACGGAGAATTAAAGGAGATAAGTCCGCGATCAGGGTTGCTCTCGCACCCGCCTACGATAGTATACGTCACTTCATTATCGGTATCCAAATCGGATAATACTACCGTAGAGCCAAAACTGACACGGGCATGTTCTAGCTCACTGGGATCGACAATCTGAGCACGGGAAATCACCTCACCAAGTTCAGCAATACGGGTTCCGATAAACGCCTGTTTTTCACGTGCGGCATGGT comes from Sulfuricurvum sp. and encodes:
- the greA gene encoding transcription elongation factor GreA — encoded protein: MEQKEPMTKYGFQRLSNELNTLKNIDLPEVNVEIDRAKEYGDLKENSEYHAAREKQAFIGTRIAELGEVISRAQIVDPSELEHARVSFGSTVVLSDLDTDNEVTYTIVGGCESNPDRGLISFNSPLAKQLLGHEEGDEFSAKLPGGVKNFEVLEVKYQEIVFESH
- the argC gene encoding N-acetyl-gamma-glutamyl-phosphate reductase, whose translation is MNPINVGIIGVSGYTGLELVKMLLEHPIFNLVYCANTEGAATLAELHPSLLGVTDLGVEKVNIEHAAQSCELIFLALPHKTAMQTAKGLLERGIKVVDLSADYRLSAENYEAFYCEHEDLDNLSHAIYSIPELHGDVAKGARLIANPGCHVTASLLALAPFLDHINLSQPIFIDSKTGVSGAGKSPSPTVHYVSVNDNINCYNIIKHRHATEIEQHASALCSDEVKVTFIPSLVPMTRGMLACVYATLKDDCNPVDVMEKFYANKPFVRLRTAPPHTKMTSGTNFADVYAIRHGNALVAMCAIDNLMRGASSQALVNANIMMGLDESLGIPKISYVP
- a CDS encoding HI0074 family nucleotidyltransferase substrate-binding subunit yields the protein MALVLTNFLKAIEALERSLQADEDASTLALSNDIRESIRAGVIQNFEVCYEQSWKMMKRWIENHVGSTYVDGVTRRELFRVAAENRLICDVELWMGFHSSRNETSHTYDQATANEVFTDAKPFLIEVKSLFDTIQSRND
- a CDS encoding chemotaxis protein CheW; protein product: MSEKLQQIISKQNKALSGEDQKIDEVIQLVGFIVGEEEFSIPILSIQEIIKPIGWTRVPQTPAYILGVFNLRGSVIPLIDLRSRFGLETQKHTEETRFIVMKNGDDVAGFVIDRLTEAIRMPKRDIGPAPDTISEQETMIDGVGKQADRIITILKVHKLLERNF
- a CDS encoding UDP-2,3-diacylglucosamine hydrolase, which translates into the protein MYLNRLQEGAILIADSHAAPWRTQFIDFLHALDLGEIQTPQLILMGDNFDLLFGPIPSTHTLNEEGLNLLNRLSQKIEIWYFEGNHDFRLTSLFPHIRVIPLKRQPFFVEFQGKQIALLHGDIIVPLGYRIYTALIRNSSILALLNLIDTLLGGVIIHWLCEQMQRKRHCKKIENFEHIAQRFEGEMWLEECDMIIEGHYHQNRQFHFEKYNYINLGAFACNERIYVVKSSQSQINLEEVIFQKEPR
- a CDS encoding aminopeptidase P N-terminal domain-containing protein, producing MNETHFLNRRSKLLDMMEEGLAIITSAPPQTRSNDTEYPYRQNSDFYYLCGFNEDNSVLVLIKTPNSSKTILFVEAHNAEHALWNGARMGIDGAREKFSVDEVHDIAQFGGMIKELLHEHINLYIDLYSDSSRLSEAKTAAQSLHSTRGVKRHIRSIRDVTYLIRTLRLIKSSEEIESIKKAIAITAEAHHSAMEKCRAGMREYQLQAEMNYIFLNNGASSEAYGAIVAGGNNANTLHYVDNRDELRDGDLVLIDAACEWELYASDITRTFPINGKFSDAQREVYNAVLDVQLRVIEAIRVGVKRDWLQNYSEELLCDALIELGILSGERKTLMEAKEHKKYAPHGIGHWMGLDVHDPCPYVDEEGESLAFMAGMVMTIEPGLYFRVDDESVPERYRGIGIRIEDNILVTEEGYENLSVMIAKSVEEIEGMCRR
- a CDS encoding chemotaxis protein; this encodes MKGQKEVLKVGTNEMELVDFRIFKQEGDEVYEGIYGINVAKVREIIRLPMLTELPGTPPFIEGIFDLRGVVIPVVNLAKWMGIEAPANIEQSSRVIITEFNNVLIGFVVHEAKRIRRINWKDIEPASFVDSSIDGSKITGVTRIEDESVLLILDLESVVQELGLYQPNQATMNSHHLHFDGYVLLLDDSHTARRIIKDAFEKMGFHVIEGSDGEQGLKILEDLYLAHGNDLPNKLRLIASDIEMPRMDGFHFAARVKDDARFKMIPIVFNSSISDHFSELRGKEAGAEAYLVKFDENIFYDEVARVVQAHIQ
- a CDS encoding nucleotidyltransferase family protein, which encodes MIDLSPDNLALLKQLITEHLSECEIRVFGSRIHGTAKPYSDIDIALKCSSPIDRRTMSRLKEALQESTLPIRVDVLDWNAISEEFRGVIEEGYEVL
- a CDS encoding chemotaxis protein CheW, translating into MDEFEEILQDFLVESFELIEQLDQDLVELETRPDDLDLLNRIFRVAHTIKGASSFLNFDVLTHLTHHMENLLNMARHGDLVIDPNVMDVILESIDLMKALLVRIRDSSEDSGLDVSGCVARLDIVANGGTNVEEPVAVDHTPEPVAPEPEPDYSDMSEAEVEAEIERLLAEKQAEAKAKHATSTPSEKQEAEPDYSNMSEEEVEAEIERLLAKKQAEDSAKRASKSEHSHATPEPQAPVVKAEIAPVAKPAAAAAPRRAEPKEESENKGGSGVEQTIRVDVKRLDHLMNLIGELVLGKNRLIKINDDVEERYEGEAFLEELNQVVSIVSLVTTDLQIAVMKTRMLPIGKVFNKFPRMIRDLSRELNKKIELEITGEDTELDKSIVEEIGDPLVHIIRNSCDHGIEVSDTRIANGKPEVGTIQLKAYHEGNHIVIQIIDDGKGLNAEMLKQKSVEKGIITEKESDTMSEKEAFGLIFRPGFSTAAQVTSVSGRGVGMDVVKTNIEKLNGMIDIDSEVGQGTSMKLKIPLTLAIIQALLVGVQEEYYAIPLASVLETVRISKDEIYTVENRSVMRLRDDVLSLVHIGDIFEVERVFDSSEHAYVVVLGLAESKIGLIVDTLIGQEEIVIKSLGEYLKGIEGIAGATIRGDGGVTLIVDVAALMQMAKSVKSTVGSESGEAKKLGAKNSASDYCVMIVDDSKTDRTIMRKSLEPMGITLVEANDGIEALNILKQGDHFFDAMLIDIEMPRMDGYTLAAEIKKYNKYKNLPLIAVTSRSGKADRMRGVESGMVEYITKPYSPDYLMNVVKRNVKFNEGL